The following are from one region of the Rhodopirellula sp. P2 genome:
- the ygfZ gene encoding CAF17-like 4Fe-4S cluster assembly/insertion protein YgfZ, translated as MPSSSLLIRLPALSIVDLVGADATAILHNLTTNDVKQLTSESPNRSGLETFITNVRGKCLGHVVAFATENGYRMIGAPGIVATAEDASSMRQSQAIVEHADRYTIREDATPVIRDEELAAWIVIEGNEEPVQTTPPPSMTIQGGIDAYRVPWVKSGTLFLLPVDTATEHPSLIAKRLGVEPDSLVAGDEDDFQAHRVAAGFPWFGIDLTDAHLPQEADRETQTISFTKGCYLGQETVARLDALGQVQKKLVRWKLSGLPAGPHPQADDKLRAQEAAADAKPVGRITSVGRLNDHGEGLAMGYARRSHFEAGSVLVGSILAEDVGEVTYTAEVLPPVRGESPE; from the coding sequence ATGCCATCTTCCTCGTTGCTGATCCGTTTGCCCGCTTTGTCAATTGTGGATTTGGTCGGCGCGGACGCCACCGCGATCCTGCACAACTTGACCACCAACGATGTCAAACAACTGACCTCGGAAAGTCCGAATCGCTCCGGTCTGGAAACGTTCATCACCAATGTTCGCGGCAAGTGCTTGGGCCACGTCGTCGCCTTTGCCACTGAAAACGGGTACCGAATGATCGGAGCCCCCGGCATCGTCGCGACAGCCGAGGACGCCAGCAGCATGCGTCAATCGCAAGCGATCGTTGAACACGCTGATCGCTACACCATTCGCGAAGACGCGACGCCGGTGATTCGCGATGAAGAGCTGGCCGCTTGGATCGTCATCGAGGGTAATGAAGAACCGGTCCAGACGACTCCGCCACCGAGCATGACGATTCAAGGCGGCATCGATGCGTACCGTGTGCCATGGGTGAAGTCCGGCACATTGTTCTTGCTGCCCGTCGATACCGCCACGGAACACCCCTCGTTGATTGCCAAGCGATTGGGCGTGGAGCCCGATTCGCTGGTCGCGGGGGACGAAGACGATTTCCAAGCTCACCGCGTGGCGGCTGGATTCCCTTGGTTTGGAATCGACTTGACGGACGCTCATTTGCCCCAGGAAGCCGACCGAGAAACGCAAACGATCAGCTTCACGAAAGGCTGTTATTTGGGGCAAGAGACGGTTGCCCGCTTGGATGCCCTGGGACAGGTTCAAAAGAAATTGGTGCGTTGGAAGCTGTCGGGTTTACCGGCTGGTCCCCACCCCCAGGCGGACGACAAACTTCGTGCTCAAGAAGCGGCCGCGGATGCCAAACCGGTGGGGCGAATCACCAGCGTGGGACGCCTCAACGATCACGGTGAAGGTTTGGCCATGGGATATGCTCGCCGCAGCCACTTTGAGGCGGGATCCGTTTTGGTGGGTTCGATATTGGCGGAAGATGTGGGCGAAGTGACCTACACCGCAGAAGTGTTGCCGCCAGTGCGAGGAGAATCGCCAGAATGA
- a CDS encoding ECF-type sigma factor, which yields MNDLTLEEFADLLELVRQGDDDATAVLWERYFQPLVRLAGTRLPKNLRRSGDEEDIALSAFHSFIAGVRREKFPDLSGPDNLWGLLITLTSRKVNAHLRRQTRQKRGGGQVRGESVFLDASGDSGRAGLEQFAGRGESDNAPPDLRLELAEACEKLLDDLPDEQLREIAVMRMDGFLVDEIATKLGVSKRAVERRLQLIRKTWTEAAESVPDQT from the coding sequence ATGAACGATTTGACGCTCGAAGAGTTCGCCGATTTGCTGGAACTCGTTCGCCAAGGCGACGACGATGCCACCGCGGTTCTATGGGAACGTTACTTCCAACCCCTCGTTCGGCTGGCAGGAACCAGATTGCCCAAGAACCTTCGGCGGTCTGGCGACGAAGAAGACATTGCGCTTTCGGCGTTCCATAGTTTCATTGCGGGCGTTCGGCGAGAAAAGTTCCCGGATTTGTCAGGCCCGGACAATCTCTGGGGATTGCTGATCACGTTGACCAGCCGCAAGGTGAACGCTCATTTGCGTCGTCAAACGCGACAAAAACGGGGTGGCGGTCAGGTTCGAGGTGAGTCAGTCTTTCTGGACGCTTCGGGGGATTCTGGTCGTGCAGGATTGGAACAATTCGCCGGACGAGGCGAATCCGACAACGCCCCGCCCGACTTGAGACTGGAATTGGCCGAGGCGTGCGAGAAATTATTGGATGATTTACCGGACGAGCAATTGCGGGAAATCGCAGTGATGCGAATGGACGGTTTTTTGGTAGACGAGATCGCGACCAAATTGGGCGTGAGCAAGCGAGCGGTGGAACGACGCCTGCAATTGATACGAAAAACATGGACGGAAGCGGCGGAGTCCGTGCCGGACCAAACATAG